A stretch of the Amycolatopsis sp. BJA-103 genome encodes the following:
- a CDS encoding sulfate adenylyltransferase subunit 1, with protein sequence MSSLLRLATAGSVDDGKSTLVGRLLYDTKSVLADQLDAVTRASVDKGLSTPDLSLLVDGLRSEREQGITIDVAYRYFATPRRSFVLADTPGHVQYTRNTVTGASTAQLAVLLVDARKGVIEQTRRHAAVLALLGVPHLVLAVNKIDLVGYDEATFTVIAEEFAEHAASLGYERGSVLAVPVSALEGDNVAEKSDKTPWYSGPTLLEHLETVPVAPDPHDSAFRFPVQYVIRPRTADHPDYRGYAGQIAAGTVRPGDEIVVLPQGLRSRVEGIDTADGPLSEAGSGTSVTLLLADDLDISRGDLIAAADRQPTVTDEITATLCWLSAKPLKPGARVLVKHGTRTVQALVGELHARFDEQTLSSVDGPATLELNDIGRVTLRLAEEIGVDDYGVSPRTGAFLVIDPKDGDTLAAGLVGERFA encoded by the coding sequence ATGTCCAGCCTTCTCCGGCTCGCGACCGCGGGCAGCGTGGACGACGGGAAGTCGACCCTGGTCGGGCGGCTCCTGTACGACACCAAATCCGTTCTCGCCGACCAGCTGGACGCGGTCACCCGCGCCAGTGTCGACAAGGGACTGTCCACTCCGGACCTCTCGCTGCTCGTGGACGGCCTGCGCTCGGAACGCGAGCAGGGCATCACGATCGACGTGGCGTACCGGTATTTCGCGACGCCGAGGCGCAGCTTCGTGCTCGCGGACACCCCTGGCCACGTGCAGTACACGCGGAACACGGTGACCGGGGCGTCCACCGCGCAACTGGCCGTGCTGCTGGTCGACGCGCGCAAGGGCGTCATCGAGCAGACCCGCCGTCACGCGGCGGTGCTCGCCCTGCTGGGTGTCCCGCATCTGGTGCTGGCGGTGAACAAGATCGACCTCGTCGGCTACGACGAAGCGACCTTCACCGTGATCGCCGAGGAGTTCGCCGAGCACGCCGCGTCCTTGGGCTACGAGCGGGGTTCCGTGCTCGCGGTGCCGGTTTCGGCGCTGGAGGGCGACAACGTCGCGGAGAAGTCGGACAAGACCCCGTGGTACTCCGGCCCGACCCTGCTGGAGCACCTGGAAACCGTGCCCGTGGCGCCGGATCCGCACGATTCGGCGTTCCGCTTCCCGGTGCAGTACGTGATCCGGCCGCGCACGGCCGACCACCCCGACTACCGGGGTTACGCGGGACAGATCGCGGCGGGCACGGTCCGGCCGGGTGACGAGATCGTCGTGCTCCCGCAAGGCCTCCGGAGCCGGGTGGAGGGTATCGACACCGCCGACGGGCCGCTTTCCGAAGCCGGGTCGGGCACCTCGGTGACCCTGTTGCTGGCGGACGATCTCGACATCTCGCGGGGTGATCTGATCGCCGCCGCCGACCGGCAGCCGACGGTGACCGACGAGATCACCGCGACCCTGTGCTGGCTCTCGGCCAAGCCGCTCAAACCGGGCGCGCGGGTGCTGGTGAAGCACGGCACGCGGACGGTACAGGCCCTGGTCGGCGAACTCCACGCCCGCTTCGACGAGCAGACGTTGTCCAGTGTGGACGGTCCGGCCACCTTGGAGCTCAACGACATCGGCCGGGTCACGCTGAGGCTGGCCGAGGAGATCGGCGTGGACGACTACGGCGTCAGCCCGCGGACGGGCGCGTTCCTGGTCATCGACCCGAAGGACGGCGACACCCTGGCCGCCGGGCTCGTCGGCGAAAGGTTCGCATGA
- the cysD gene encoding sulfate adenylyltransferase subunit CysD, with protein sequence MTTLEPAADAATDNLAALESEAIHIFREVAGEFDRPVILFSGGKDSTLLLHLAIKAFWPAPVPFPLLHVDTGHNLDEVIDFRDRVVEQHGLRLLVAKVQDWIDDGRLEERADGMRNPLQTTPLLDTIAENKFDAVFGGGRRDEERARAKERIFSLRNAFGQWEPRRQRPELWNLYNGRHRPGEQVRVFPLSNWTEADVWNYIAREKVELPSIYYAHRREVYQRDGMWLTEGPWGGPRPGEEVKELTVRYRTVGDGSCTGAIESTAATVDEVIAEVSASRLTERGATRADDRMSEAAMEDRKREGYF encoded by the coding sequence ATGACCACGCTCGAACCGGCCGCTGACGCCGCCACGGACAACCTGGCGGCGCTGGAATCCGAGGCCATCCACATCTTCCGCGAGGTGGCGGGCGAGTTCGACCGGCCGGTGATCCTGTTCTCCGGCGGCAAGGACTCGACGCTCCTGCTGCACCTGGCGATCAAGGCGTTCTGGCCCGCGCCGGTGCCGTTCCCGTTGTTGCACGTGGACACCGGGCACAACCTCGACGAGGTCATCGACTTCCGCGACCGCGTGGTCGAGCAGCACGGGCTGCGGCTGCTCGTGGCGAAGGTGCAGGACTGGATCGACGACGGCAGGCTCGAAGAGCGCGCCGACGGGATGCGCAACCCGCTGCAGACCACGCCACTGCTCGACACGATCGCCGAGAACAAGTTCGACGCGGTCTTCGGCGGCGGGCGCCGCGACGAGGAACGCGCCCGCGCCAAGGAGCGGATCTTCAGTCTCCGCAACGCTTTCGGCCAGTGGGAGCCGCGTCGGCAGCGCCCCGAACTGTGGAACCTCTACAACGGCCGTCACCGCCCCGGCGAGCAGGTCCGCGTCTTCCCGCTGTCCAACTGGACCGAAGCGGACGTCTGGAACTACATCGCGCGGGAGAAGGTCGAGCTGCCGTCGATCTACTACGCGCACCGGCGCGAGGTCTACCAGCGCGACGGCATGTGGCTGACCGAAGGGCCCTGGGGCGGGCCACGGCCGGGCGAGGAAGTCAAGGAACTGACCGTGCGCTACCGGACCGTCGGCGACGGTTCGTGCACCGGCGCCATCGAATCGACCGCCGCCACGGTGGACGAGGTCATCGCCGAGGTCTCGGCCTCCCGGCTCACCGAACGCGGCGCCACCCGCGCCGACGACCGGATGTCGGAGGCGGCGATGGAAGACCGCAAGCGTGAGGGGTACTTCTGA
- a CDS encoding phosphoadenylyl-sulfate reductase, whose translation MTATADYKTLAERASKELAEATATEALHWTAETFGDDFIVASNMQDAVLIDLATQVKPDVDVLFLQTGYHFPETIGTRDAVQAVYPGVRIVNAQAAQSVAEQDAEYGPKLHERDPTQCCQLRKVVPLRNTLAKYSAWVTGVRRVDAPTRANTPIVTWDDRNGLVKINPIAPWSDDEFRDYIDEHGILENPLVSIGYLSIGCAPCTAKVAPGQDPRSGRWAGQGKTECGLHG comes from the coding sequence ATGACCGCCACTGCCGACTACAAGACCCTCGCCGAACGGGCCTCGAAGGAACTCGCCGAAGCGACCGCCACCGAGGCCCTGCACTGGACCGCGGAGACGTTCGGCGACGACTTCATCGTCGCGTCGAACATGCAGGACGCCGTCCTCATCGATCTGGCCACCCAGGTCAAACCCGACGTCGACGTGCTGTTCCTGCAGACCGGCTACCACTTCCCGGAGACCATCGGCACCCGCGACGCGGTGCAGGCGGTCTATCCCGGCGTGCGGATCGTGAACGCCCAGGCCGCGCAGAGCGTCGCCGAACAGGACGCGGAGTACGGCCCGAAACTGCACGAACGCGACCCGACCCAGTGCTGCCAGCTGCGCAAGGTCGTGCCGCTGCGGAACACGCTCGCGAAGTACTCGGCGTGGGTGACCGGCGTCCGCCGGGTCGACGCGCCGACCCGCGCGAACACCCCCATCGTCACCTGGGACGACCGCAACGGGCTGGTGAAGATCAACCCGATCGCGCCGTGGTCCGACGACGAGTTCAGGGACTACATCGACGAACACGGAATCCTCGAGAACCCGTTGGTGTCCATCGGTTATCTGTCGATCGGCTGCGCGCCGTGCACCGCGAAGGTCGCTCCGGGTCAGGACCCGCGCAGTGGCCGGTGGGCCGGGCAGGGCAAGACCGAGTGCGGCTTGCACGGCTGA
- a CDS encoding Insertion element protein translates to MTERATPYHCPFCGDEDLRPEEGGSWLCSACRRVFTVKFLGLSFPEVSPG, encoded by the coding sequence GTGACCGAACGAGCGACGCCGTATCACTGCCCTTTCTGTGGCGATGAAGACCTGCGGCCGGAAGAGGGCGGCTCTTGGCTGTGCTCGGCCTGCCGCCGGGTCTTCACCGTGAAATTCCTCGGACTGTCCTTCCCGGAGGTGTCACCAGGATGA